In Phycisphaeraceae bacterium, a genomic segment contains:
- the ggt gene encoding gamma-glutamyltransferase has product MTLRTLLLGLCVLLCFGCGSPSGGGGHLRSVGPFARAVVAADHELASRAGAEILAAGGNAVDAAVATSLALSVVRPYSCGIGGGGFMIISLVDDERHGSLVTAIDYREVAPAAVGAAYYESGGRSSTRGGTAVAVPGTVAGLMYAQEKYGRLPRSRVVAPAIALAERGFAVDAHYVAAARQLEEQFEKSPQWKDRFGLVWSRFLRDGAVEVGDVIRLPEQAEALRLISRDGAAAFYDGEIGRRVVHAARKDGGDMTLADLRNYRVRETEPVRVRIGDYEFVGMPPPSSGGVTMLQALSILEAAGHPLGFSMHDSAAGHLIAESLKHAFADRARWFGDPAFVDVPVPWLVSRDHAMSLAAKIDLQHTGPPHAYGSTEPGLPDSGTSHFSIVDIWGNAVACTETINLEFGSLVGVDEFGFVLNNEMDDFLTRRGETNAFGLVQSERNLPAPGKRPLSSMSPTLVFDDAGLVAVAGASGGPRIITGTMQVLLRVLAGESAVSAVGAPRLHHQWIPNRVELEAGLMADDEVRLGLEARGHEVIERAAIGDVQVIRRLGKGWDAASDPRKGGRPVGY; this is encoded by the coding sequence ATGACACTTCGAACGCTGTTGCTTGGTCTGTGTGTACTGCTGTGCTTTGGGTGCGGGTCACCTTCGGGTGGCGGGGGGCACCTGCGTTCGGTCGGGCCGTTTGCACGCGCGGTGGTTGCTGCCGACCACGAACTGGCATCGCGTGCGGGGGCCGAGATTCTTGCAGCCGGTGGCAATGCGGTGGACGCTGCTGTTGCAACATCGCTCGCGCTGTCGGTGGTGCGCCCGTATTCGTGCGGAATCGGGGGCGGCGGGTTCATGATCATTTCGCTTGTCGATGATGAACGCCATGGCAGCCTCGTGACCGCGATCGACTATCGCGAAGTCGCACCTGCTGCGGTCGGTGCAGCGTACTACGAGAGCGGCGGGCGATCGAGCACCCGCGGGGGCACGGCGGTTGCTGTGCCGGGAACGGTGGCCGGGCTGATGTATGCACAAGAGAAGTACGGCCGACTACCTCGGTCGCGCGTCGTCGCACCGGCCATCGCACTGGCGGAGCGCGGGTTTGCAGTTGATGCGCATTACGTCGCAGCGGCTCGTCAGCTGGAGGAACAGTTCGAGAAGAGTCCGCAATGGAAGGACCGCTTTGGGTTGGTGTGGTCGCGCTTCTTGCGCGATGGCGCGGTCGAAGTTGGTGACGTGATTCGCCTTCCCGAGCAGGCGGAGGCTTTGCGATTGATTTCGCGCGACGGAGCAGCCGCGTTCTATGACGGTGAGATTGGCAGGCGCGTAGTACACGCAGCACGCAAGGATGGTGGAGATATGACCCTGGCTGACTTGCGGAACTATCGCGTCCGCGAGACCGAGCCTGTGAGGGTGCGCATCGGCGACTACGAGTTCGTGGGCATGCCGCCACCTTCCAGTGGTGGCGTGACGATGCTTCAAGCGCTGAGTATTCTCGAAGCAGCGGGGCACCCTTTAGGGTTCAGTATGCACGACAGTGCCGCAGGGCATCTCATTGCAGAATCGCTCAAGCATGCCTTTGCGGATCGCGCGCGGTGGTTCGGGGATCCGGCGTTTGTTGATGTGCCGGTGCCCTGGCTGGTGAGTCGTGATCATGCAATGAGTCTGGCTGCGAAAATCGACCTGCAGCACACCGGCCCGCCTCATGCCTATGGCTCGACCGAACCGGGTCTTCCTGATAGCGGCACGAGTCACTTCTCGATCGTGGATATCTGGGGAAACGCGGTCGCTTGCACGGAGACGATCAACCTCGAGTTCGGCTCATTGGTGGGCGTCGATGAATTCGGATTCGTGCTCAACAACGAGATGGACGACTTTCTCACTCGGCGCGGCGAGACCAACGCCTTCGGCCTCGTACAGAGCGAACGCAACCTGCCCGCACCCGGCAAGAGGCCACTGTCGAGCATGTCGCCGACACTGGTCTTCGATGATGCGGGCCTGGTCGCGGTGGCTGGAGCGTCGGGCGGACCTCGAATCATCACCGGGACGATGCAAGTGCTGCTGCGCGTGCTGGCCGGCGAGTCGGCAGTGAGCGCTGTGGGCGCGCCGCGTCTGCACCACCAATGGATTCCGAACCGAGTCGAGCTCGAAGCGGGGCTCATGGCCGACGACGAGGTACGCCTCGGACTCGAAGCACGCGGGCACGAGGTCATCGAGCGCGCTGCGATCGGCGATGTTCAGGTGATTCGCAGGCTTGGGAAAGGCTGGGATGCTGCGAGCGACCCACGCAAGGGCGGGCGTCCGGTTGGGTACTGA
- a CDS encoding MFS transporter produces MTSADPIYDRRLRAGVAIGVHTVVDFFSFFVIALMPLLSARLGMSKVEVAILIGVGSITSGAIQPIVALLSDRHNTRTLGTIGMCIALVCISSIGFAQHFWHLLVLHAIGAAGVGAFHPPAAAAVGSLAGRARSRYVAYFFLAGMMGGVLGNLLSPVYVSGFARLAAGDGETPDIAFGLRSLAWFLPIGFGSALVLAWAIHRVPHKGHGASAFHASLSEVERRLRWFAVGVLYFGNVIRFSVNMALVYLVVEWTTRLATRRLGPEATIEQIGLAASKLNGPLQGAQQVGMGAGGITLGLLLAVRFEKAAFMTMPWVGAIAIACLPLAEGLATQWVMPMAFFATVLAGIGFGSMVPISMSLAQRLLPHRTSLASGLMLGGAWMVAFLGPQFAGAIQTWFSLEIAFIATGALLAGAGVLGWALPAQVMMQSAEEGVTPP; encoded by the coding sequence TTGACCAGTGCCGATCCGATCTACGATCGGCGACTGCGTGCTGGCGTGGCCATCGGTGTCCACACGGTTGTCGATTTCTTCTCGTTCTTTGTGATCGCCTTGATGCCTCTGCTTTCGGCGCGACTGGGCATGTCCAAGGTCGAAGTCGCAATCCTCATCGGGGTCGGGAGCATCACGAGCGGCGCGATTCAGCCGATCGTTGCACTTCTCAGCGATCGACACAACACCAGAACGCTCGGCACGATCGGGATGTGTATCGCGCTGGTGTGCATTTCGAGCATCGGGTTTGCACAACATTTCTGGCATCTCCTCGTTCTGCACGCGATCGGGGCGGCGGGAGTGGGGGCTTTTCATCCGCCGGCAGCGGCAGCTGTGGGTTCGCTCGCGGGTCGTGCGCGATCGCGCTATGTCGCATACTTCTTTCTGGCGGGCATGATGGGCGGCGTCCTGGGCAACCTTCTTTCGCCGGTGTATGTCAGTGGCTTTGCACGCCTCGCGGCGGGAGATGGCGAAACTCCGGACATCGCGTTTGGCCTGCGCAGTCTGGCGTGGTTCCTGCCAATCGGCTTCGGGTCGGCGCTCGTGCTGGCGTGGGCGATTCATCGTGTGCCACATAAGGGGCACGGTGCCAGCGCGTTTCATGCGAGTCTGTCAGAAGTCGAGCGCCGCTTGCGTTGGTTTGCGGTAGGTGTGCTGTATTTCGGGAACGTGATTCGCTTTTCGGTCAATATGGCATTGGTTTACCTCGTTGTCGAATGGACGACGCGCCTGGCAACGCGCAGGCTCGGACCTGAGGCAACGATCGAGCAGATCGGACTCGCAGCGTCGAAACTCAATGGCCCATTGCAGGGCGCACAGCAGGTCGGGATGGGCGCTGGCGGCATCACGCTCGGGCTTCTTCTGGCGGTGCGGTTTGAGAAGGCGGCATTTATGACCATGCCCTGGGTTGGCGCGATCGCGATCGCCTGCCTGCCTTTGGCCGAGGGATTGGCGACGCAATGGGTGATGCCGATGGCGTTTTTCGCGACCGTACTGGCTGGAATCGGGTTTGGCTCGATGGTGCCGATCAGCATGAGCCTGGCCCAGCGGTTGCTTCCGCATCGCACTTCGCTTGCGTCGGGGCTGATGCTTGGCGGAGCGTGGATGGTCGCGTTTCTCGGGCCTCAGTTCGCCGGGGCGATACAGACCTGGTTCAGTCTCGAAATAGCATTTATCGCGACTGGGGCGTTATTGGCAGGTGCCGGGGTGCTCGGTTGGGCCCTTCCCGCGCAGGTGATGATGCAATCGGCCGAGGAGGGTGTTACACCCCCGTGA
- a CDS encoding VWA domain-containing protein — protein sequence MLTKRALCRLGLVAIMMAGTVAMGAGKLEASSVTTSVMPSQPESTRPRPIGPDIVVPHRPYWHQDAIEVKGVDVDIDIVDQVATVHMAVTLFNPSRSPREAQLALPVPSDAAIRAFGIDAISEEPNAILMPRDEATKLYRDIVRRMVDPGLLEFVGTGLIQSSVFPVPAGGTQTFRVVYEHTIKAESGRVDYVLARSQSVDASRVPWKVAMRVKSSRGIGAMYSPTHDVSEERLGVNDLKLKVRNPQSAGPVRVTYVVGASDGTSATVLLYPDARVGSGQGGYFLLIVDAPDVEQAKHTKREVTLVIDRSGSMRGEKMEQAKAATMQIIEALDDGELFNIIDYSDTISRFSSRPVEKNAESIAKMRQYVSEIRAMGGTNIHDALLEALRATPESGVLPLVLFLTDGLPTVGPTNEVVIREAASKANIHKRRIFSFGVGYDVNAPLLSGISSGSRAVATFVEPQEDVEVKVGQVFAKLHGPVLLDPVLREVRVDLAVGPGALREVLPGVLPDIFAGEQMIVVGQYNSGEKFRAAIAGSAGEEVVSIAADFVPDQASHANAFVARLWAQRKIATLIDALRQRSADPDFNQNNPAYKELVDEIVALSKEHGILTEYTAFIALESEYRQDLADKGASRQRHFAPAQQSRSGAEGVQREATNLDMLSRKQVAPASTSFYSVDAAGGRAASDPVQNIANLSLYRRSNRWVEASLLDTPDIKPARIIDFDSKEFDEVLEYLVANNQQGILALDADVLLNIKGQAVLIRRVQ from the coding sequence ATGTTGACGAAACGCGCGCTGTGCAGACTTGGGCTCGTCGCAATCATGATGGCGGGTACGGTGGCGATGGGAGCGGGCAAACTCGAAGCTTCAAGTGTCACGACCTCGGTCATGCCTTCCCAGCCTGAGTCAACACGGCCTCGCCCGATTGGTCCGGACATCGTTGTGCCGCATCGGCCGTACTGGCATCAGGACGCGATCGAGGTCAAGGGTGTGGATGTTGACATCGATATTGTCGATCAGGTAGCGACGGTGCATATGGCCGTCACGCTCTTCAACCCATCGCGCAGCCCGCGCGAGGCACAGTTGGCCCTTCCGGTGCCGAGCGATGCTGCGATTCGGGCGTTTGGCATCGACGCAATCAGCGAAGAACCCAACGCGATTCTCATGCCTCGCGACGAAGCGACGAAGTTGTACCGCGACATTGTGCGGCGCATGGTCGATCCGGGCTTGCTCGAGTTTGTGGGAACGGGGCTGATTCAGTCGAGCGTGTTCCCGGTGCCGGCTGGTGGCACGCAGACGTTTCGTGTGGTGTACGAGCACACGATCAAAGCAGAGTCGGGGCGGGTGGATTATGTATTGGCCCGCTCGCAGTCGGTCGATGCGTCGCGCGTGCCCTGGAAGGTCGCGATGCGGGTGAAGTCGAGCCGCGGCATCGGTGCGATGTATTCGCCAACGCACGATGTCAGTGAAGAACGACTCGGCGTAAACGACCTGAAGCTGAAGGTCCGCAACCCGCAATCTGCCGGGCCTGTGCGTGTGACGTATGTTGTCGGCGCGTCGGATGGCACATCGGCAACTGTGCTGCTGTATCCCGACGCTCGCGTCGGGAGCGGGCAGGGGGGTTACTTCCTGCTGATTGTCGACGCGCCGGATGTCGAGCAAGCCAAGCACACGAAGCGAGAGGTCACACTGGTCATCGATCGATCGGGCAGTATGCGCGGCGAAAAGATGGAACAGGCCAAAGCGGCCACCATGCAGATCATCGAAGCGCTCGACGATGGAGAGCTGTTCAACATCATCGACTACTCGGACACGATCTCACGCTTCTCCTCGCGCCCGGTCGAGAAGAATGCAGAGTCGATCGCGAAGATGCGGCAGTATGTGTCCGAAATTCGTGCAATGGGTGGAACCAACATCCACGATGCGTTGCTCGAAGCGCTCCGCGCCACGCCCGAGTCTGGTGTGCTTCCGCTGGTGCTGTTTCTCACCGACGGGCTGCCGACGGTTGGGCCGACCAACGAAGTAGTTATCCGTGAGGCGGCTTCGAAGGCAAACATTCACAAGCGCCGCATTTTCTCATTTGGTGTGGGCTACGACGTCAACGCGCCGTTATTGTCGGGGATCTCATCGGGCAGTCGTGCTGTGGCAACTTTTGTCGAGCCTCAGGAAGACGTGGAGGTGAAGGTTGGGCAGGTATTCGCAAAACTGCATGGCCCCGTATTGCTCGACCCGGTGCTGCGCGAAGTTCGGGTCGATCTGGCGGTCGGCCCTGGGGCTCTGCGCGAGGTCCTGCCCGGAGTACTGCCCGATATTTTCGCGGGCGAACAGATGATCGTCGTCGGGCAGTACAACTCAGGTGAGAAGTTCCGTGCCGCGATTGCCGGCTCGGCTGGCGAAGAAGTCGTGAGCATCGCTGCCGACTTCGTGCCCGATCAGGCTTCGCATGCCAATGCATTTGTCGCCCGACTCTGGGCCCAGCGCAAGATCGCAACACTCATCGACGCCCTGCGGCAGCGCTCGGCCGATCCCGACTTCAACCAGAACAACCCCGCATACAAGGAACTGGTTGACGAGATCGTGGCGCTCTCGAAAGAGCACGGCATCCTGACCGAATACACCGCGTTTATTGCTCTCGAAAGCGAGTACCGCCAGGACTTGGCCGACAAGGGCGCATCCCGCCAACGACACTTTGCACCAGCACAACAGAGTCGAAGTGGTGCCGAAGGCGTGCAGCGTGAGGCCACCAACCTCGACATGCTGAGCAGGAAGCAGGTTGCACCAGCATCGACGTCGTTTTACAGCGTAGATGCTGCGGGCGGTCGGGCTGCCTCCGATCCGGTTCAGAACATCGCGAATTTGTCGCTGTACCGCCGAAGCAATCGCTGGGTCGAGGCCTCGCTGCTCGATACGCCCGATATCAAACCAGCGCGCATCATCGACTTCGATTCAAAGGAGTTCGACGAAGTGCTCGAGTACCTTGTCGCCAACAACCAGCAGGGCATTCTGGCTCTCGATGCCGATGTGCTTCTCAATATCAAGGGCCAGGCAGTGTTGATCCGTCGTGTGCAATGA
- a CDS encoding response regulator transcription factor, whose translation MSQGKLLVVEDDEAIRRGLVDALAAHSYQMFEAPDGKQGLALALGCEVDLVLLDIMMPVMDGMAMLRELRKAKPTLPVIFLTARGEEEDRVRGLRLGADDYIVKPFSLAELIARVEAVMRRSAERPRTLRSLTIAGRVVDFERREAVLPDGSRVQLPQREIEVLAYLAANPGRAISRDELLSRVWGFDPRGVHTRTIDMAVARLREQLQDDPAEPQIIATVRGKGYMLVHDGAPRGGE comes from the coding sequence ATGTCTCAGGGAAAGCTGTTGGTTGTTGAAGATGATGAAGCGATTCGGCGCGGGCTTGTCGATGCTCTGGCAGCTCACAGCTACCAGATGTTCGAAGCGCCCGATGGCAAACAGGGGCTGGCGCTGGCGCTGGGGTGCGAAGTCGATCTTGTGCTGCTCGACATCATGATGCCCGTGATGGACGGCATGGCCATGCTTCGAGAGTTGCGCAAGGCCAAGCCCACGCTCCCCGTCATCTTCCTCACCGCGCGCGGCGAAGAGGAAGACCGCGTCCGGGGTCTGCGCCTCGGGGCCGACGACTACATCGTCAAGCCCTTCAGCCTTGCCGAACTCATCGCGCGGGTCGAAGCGGTCATGCGGCGATCTGCCGAGCGTCCGCGAACGCTTCGCTCGCTCACGATTGCCGGGCGCGTCGTCGATTTTGAGCGACGCGAGGCGGTGCTTCCCGATGGCTCGCGTGTTCAGCTGCCACAGCGCGAGATCGAAGTTCTCGCCTATCTTGCTGCAAACCCCGGGCGTGCGATCAGTCGCGATGAGCTGCTCAGCCGCGTGTGGGGGTTTGATCCGAGGGGCGTGCACACGCGCACGATCGATATGGCTGTCGCACGATTGCGTGAACAGTTACAGGACGACCCCGCCGAGCCTCAGATCATCGCGACGGTTCGAGGGAAAGGGTACATGCTGGTGCATGACGGTGCCCCGCGAGGTGGTGAGTGA
- a CDS encoding HAMP domain-containing histidine kinase, with protein sequence MFAVCAVLVLDGLGWVTWQVLRLERRDAESTVLSDFEERARLALWRMDSTLTPIIAQESARPYFHYRPFFPAERAYTRMWEEVKPGEVLVASPLLLASRSMTVSADLIRLHFQIEPDGTITSPQVPSGNMLDLAESTLGMAGQIARSERLLESLRDVHQQARLALADRLALSGIGVAPSPDQSSAESMFSIAQDQKAKGEDAILSKDELDYRQRVENVERSVSQFARPLVATEPEAQSKETQATRDLRLGPFRVTMPSSTAENSTDVLMASFRPTWLVNDLGEHELLFVRSVVVDGVQFRQGIWVDWPILRTLLLSSVLDLLPLAELQPINSSDSRGSTARVLASIPARLEIGPLPDVPPLGLTTVRLTLVVTWAAVLAAIAAIGFVLRASMRLGERRGRFVSAVTHELRTPLTTFCLYTEMLADGLVTEHEAKDRYLQTLKGESRRLAGIVENVLAYARLSRPKAQTHSVIDVETLLASVSVPLHQRAEQSGASLTIDAEAGIGIRRLAADAGTVERILVNLVDNACKYGLAEGESAARINLSVKFESGKVVFRVRDAGPGIPHADRGKIFSAFHRGAAHRSHAQSGLGLGLALARGLATELGGDLTLEEGPGGCFALKLRAL encoded by the coding sequence GTGTTCGCTGTGTGCGCCGTTCTGGTGCTCGACGGGCTCGGTTGGGTCACATGGCAGGTTCTGCGACTCGAACGGCGCGATGCCGAATCAACCGTCCTGAGCGACTTCGAGGAGCGCGCGCGACTCGCCCTGTGGCGCATGGATTCGACACTGACGCCGATCATCGCTCAGGAATCCGCCAGACCCTATTTTCACTATCGCCCGTTCTTTCCGGCTGAACGCGCGTACACACGCATGTGGGAGGAGGTCAAGCCCGGCGAAGTGCTCGTCGCCAGTCCCTTGCTGCTCGCCTCGCGCTCAATGACCGTCTCGGCCGATCTCATTCGCCTTCATTTTCAGATCGAACCAGACGGCACGATCACCTCGCCACAGGTCCCTTCGGGCAACATGCTCGACCTTGCCGAATCGACGCTCGGCATGGCCGGACAGATCGCACGCTCCGAACGCTTGCTCGAATCGCTCCGCGATGTGCATCAGCAGGCCAGACTCGCGCTCGCAGACCGCTTGGCTCTGAGCGGAATCGGTGTTGCCCCATCACCCGACCAGAGCAGCGCTGAATCGATGTTCTCCATCGCGCAAGACCAGAAAGCCAAGGGCGAGGATGCGATTCTAAGTAAAGATGAACTCGACTACAGGCAGAGAGTCGAGAATGTCGAACGCAGCGTCAGCCAGTTTGCGCGGCCGCTTGTGGCGACCGAACCGGAGGCACAATCAAAGGAGACCCAGGCAACGCGCGACTTGAGGCTCGGCCCATTTCGCGTGACCATGCCTTCGAGCACTGCTGAAAACTCGACAGACGTGCTGATGGCCAGTTTTCGCCCGACGTGGCTTGTCAATGACCTCGGCGAACACGAGTTGCTCTTCGTGCGATCAGTCGTGGTCGATGGGGTGCAGTTTCGCCAGGGCATCTGGGTCGATTGGCCGATACTCCGCACGCTGCTTCTTTCGAGCGTGCTCGACCTCCTGCCACTAGCCGAACTCCAGCCCATCAACTCTTCCGATTCACGCGGCAGTACGGCCCGGGTGCTCGCCTCGATTCCCGCGCGGCTCGAGATCGGCCCGCTTCCCGATGTGCCACCGCTCGGTCTGACGACCGTCCGCCTGACTCTTGTCGTGACCTGGGCAGCCGTGCTGGCTGCGATTGCTGCGATCGGGTTTGTACTTCGCGCTTCGATGCGTCTGGGTGAGCGTCGGGGGCGCTTTGTTTCCGCTGTCACTCACGAACTTCGTACCCCGCTCACAACATTTTGTCTGTACACCGAGATGCTCGCTGATGGGCTCGTGACCGAGCATGAAGCGAAGGACCGCTATCTCCAGACGCTCAAGGGCGAATCGCGCCGACTTGCCGGAATCGTCGAGAATGTACTCGCGTACGCTCGCCTCAGCCGCCCCAAAGCGCAGACGCACTCGGTGATCGATGTCGAGACTCTTCTCGCAAGCGTGAGCGTGCCGCTGCATCAGCGTGCCGAGCAGTCGGGGGCGAGTCTGACTATCGACGCAGAAGCCGGCATCGGGATTCGGCGTCTCGCGGCCGATGCAGGCACAGTCGAGCGCATACTGGTTAACCTCGTCGACAACGCCTGCAAGTATGGCCTCGCCGAGGGCGAGTCGGCCGCCCGTATCAACCTCAGCGTCAAGTTCGAGTCTGGCAAAGTTGTGTTTCGTGTCCGCGACGCGGGGCCGGGGATACCGCATGCCGATCGCGGAAAAATCTTCTCCGCTTTCCATCGCGGCGCCGCCCATCGTTCCCATGCCCAGTCCGGTCTCGGGCTGGGCCTCGCACTGGCTCGAGGCCTGGCCACCGAACTCGGAGGCGACCTGACTCTCGAAGAAGGGCCCGGAGGCTGCTTTGCACTCAAGTTACGCGCCCTTTGA
- the rsgA gene encoding ribosome small subunit-dependent GTPase A, producing the protein MNKHQRTQIEKLLDDLPKTERVRLFKQAAARRLEAQRARKKHEDPDDPPRARTKDDTVRDWAIKILAERAQQNDGARPDPNPDSQTVHRGLVVSVGRRSCLIDDDGRLESCLLSPDIAARQHELLAVGDEAIYEPAPPPGRSRLVRVLPRRTSLSRPDPRQPSRTRVIVANIDAVVIVVSVVAPALHPRLIDRYLVAVQRGGAEPIICVNKIDQLPPGDRSELEQLEPYRRIGIRVIEASAETGAGIEDLRAAIAGKTCAFVGHSGVGKSSLANALDPSLGVKVGTISEAHRRGQHTTTASSLHVIEGGAKVIDTPGVRSFSLDNLSPEQIREAFTEFSPFVDDCRYNDCTHLHEPKCAVRAAAELGQIPIERYETYRRILTEAATDTATERIRPLPESGDD; encoded by the coding sequence ATGAACAAGCACCAACGCACACAAATCGAGAAGTTGCTCGACGACTTGCCCAAGACAGAGCGCGTTCGCCTCTTCAAGCAGGCTGCGGCTCGCCGCCTCGAAGCGCAGCGGGCCCGCAAGAAGCATGAAGACCCCGATGACCCGCCGCGCGCACGCACAAAGGACGACACTGTTCGCGATTGGGCCATCAAGATCCTCGCCGAGCGGGCACAACAGAATGACGGCGCGCGCCCGGACCCGAATCCAGACTCGCAGACGGTACACCGAGGACTCGTCGTCTCCGTAGGGCGAAGGTCGTGCCTCATCGACGACGACGGCCGACTCGAATCGTGCCTGCTCAGCCCTGATATTGCTGCCCGTCAGCACGAGTTGCTCGCGGTCGGTGATGAGGCGATCTATGAACCAGCACCTCCACCTGGCAGATCGAGGCTCGTCCGGGTTCTGCCTCGACGTACAAGCCTCTCCAGGCCCGATCCGCGTCAGCCCAGCCGCACGCGCGTGATCGTGGCCAACATCGATGCGGTTGTGATTGTTGTTTCTGTAGTTGCTCCGGCGTTGCATCCGCGACTCATCGACCGCTATCTGGTGGCCGTGCAGCGGGGCGGTGCTGAACCGATCATCTGCGTCAACAAGATCGATCAACTTCCACCCGGCGATCGCTCCGAACTCGAGCAACTCGAGCCCTACCGCCGCATCGGCATTCGCGTGATCGAGGCTTCCGCTGAGACCGGCGCTGGCATCGAGGACCTGCGGGCTGCCATCGCGGGAAAAACGTGCGCCTTCGTCGGGCACTCCGGTGTCGGCAAGAGTTCACTCGCCAATGCGCTCGATCCCTCGCTTGGCGTCAAGGTCGGAACGATCTCAGAAGCTCATCGCCGCGGACAGCACACGACAACCGCATCGTCTCTCCACGTCATCGAAGGCGGCGCGAAAGTCATCGACACGCCTGGCGTCCGGTCCTTCAGCCTCGACAATCTCTCGCCAGAGCAGATCCGCGAAGCCTTCACCGAGTTCTCACCTTTTGTCGACGACTGCCGATACAACGACTGCACACATCTGCACGAGCCGAAGTGCGCCGTCCGCGCCGCAGCTGAACTCGGCCAAATTCCGATCGAACGCTACGAGACCTACAGGCGAATCCTGACTGAAGCCGCAACCGACACCGCGACAGAACGCATTCGACCGTTGCCCGAATCTGGCGACGACTGA
- the atpD gene encoding F0F1 ATP synthase subunit beta, producing the protein MATGTKGTVTQVIGSTFDAQFPEDALPEIYNAITVTWTQDGHSTKLTGEVQQHLGGGRVRAVALGSTDGLRRGIETIDTGSPVTVPVGDPVLGRVFNLLGDPIDNRPAPSASRSPIHREPPEFSQLNPNTEILVTGIKVIDLLCPFVRGGKIGLFGGAGVGKTVIIQEMIARVAREFGGYSVFCGVGERTREGNDLWREMQEAEYTDENGNKAHVIDKVAMVFGQMNEPPGSRLRVALSGLTMAENFRDESGKETMIFVDNIFRFTQAGSEVSALLGRMPSAVGYQPTLSTEMGQLQERITSTSKGAITSVQAIYVPADDLTDPAPATAFAHLDAFVVLERGIAEKGIFPAVDPLASTSRILDRGIIGERHYAVAQRVQKTLQRYKDLQDIIAILGVDELSEEDKQIVNRARRIERFLSQPFYVAEVFTGFPGVYTSLEDTITSFERLCNGEGDDLPESAFMYVGTLDDARKKAEAAAKA; encoded by the coding sequence ATGGCGACCGGCACCAAAGGCACCGTTACACAGGTCATCGGCTCAACTTTCGACGCACAATTCCCCGAGGATGCACTCCCCGAAATCTACAACGCCATCACCGTCACCTGGACGCAGGACGGCCACTCCACCAAGCTCACGGGCGAAGTTCAGCAGCACCTCGGTGGCGGTCGCGTCCGAGCCGTTGCTCTCGGTTCAACCGACGGCCTCCGCCGCGGCATCGAAACCATCGACACCGGCTCACCCGTAACGGTTCCCGTCGGCGACCCCGTGCTCGGCCGCGTCTTCAACCTCTTGGGCGACCCCATCGACAACCGCCCAGCTCCTTCCGCCAGCCGCTCGCCCATTCACCGCGAACCGCCTGAGTTCAGCCAGCTCAACCCCAACACCGAAATTCTCGTGACCGGCATCAAAGTCATCGACCTGCTCTGCCCCTTCGTCCGCGGCGGAAAGATCGGTCTCTTCGGCGGTGCAGGCGTCGGCAAGACCGTCATCATTCAGGAAATGATCGCCCGCGTCGCCCGCGAGTTCGGCGGCTACTCCGTGTTCTGCGGCGTCGGCGAACGCACCCGTGAAGGCAACGACCTCTGGCGCGAAATGCAGGAAGCCGAATACACCGACGAAAACGGCAACAAGGCACACGTCATCGACAAGGTCGCCATGGTCTTCGGCCAGATGAACGAACCGCCCGGCTCACGCCTCCGCGTCGCCCTCTCAGGCCTGACCATGGCCGAGAACTTCCGCGACGAATCCGGCAAGGAAACCATGATCTTCGTCGACAACATCTTCCGCTTCACACAGGCGGGTTCCGAAGTGTCGGCACTTCTCGGCCGCATGCCGTCGGCCGTGGGTTATCAGCCGACCCTCTCGACCGAAATGGGTCAGTTGCAGGAACGCATCACTTCGACCAGCAAGGGCGCCATCACGTCTGTGCAGGCCATCTATGTGCCCGCTGACGACTTGACCGACCCGGCGCCTGCCACGGCGTTTGCCCACCTCGATGCCTTCGTCGTGCTCGAGCGCGGCATCGCTGAGAAGGGCATCTTCCCCGCTGTCGATCCGCTCGCTTCGACATCACGAATTCTCGACCGAGGCATCATCGGCGAGCGCCACTACGCCGTCGCCCAGCGCGTTCAGAAGACCCTCCAGCGATACAAGGATCTTCAGGACATCATCGCCATCCTCGGCGTCGATGAGTTGTCCGAAGAGGACAAGCAGATCGTCAACCGCGCACGCCGTATCGAGCGCTTCCTGAGTCAGCCGTTCTATGTCGCGGAAGTCTTCACCGGCTTCCCCGGCGTGTACACCTCGCTCGAAGACACGATCACCTCCTTCGAGCGTCTCTGCAACGGCGAAGGCGACGATCTGCCCGAATCGGCGTTCATGTACGTCGGCACGCTCGACGACGCCCGCAAGAAGGCTGAAGCCGCAGCCAAGGCCTGA